GCCCTCCGCGAGTCAGCTAATCTCCAACCCCGAAACCAATACGACGGATACTGGTTCTATACATACCCGAACTGGAGCTATCTCGACGGTACATACTCCCTCCTTCCGTTTCTGGTAGAGTATACGCAGCGGTTCGATCCTGGGAATGCTACGGCCGTCGCCGGGGATGTGATGCATCAATTGGAGTTATTGTGGGCGTATTGTCAGGACCAAGGCACCACTGGCAGTGGATTGCTAGTCCACGGCTACGACTCCACCAAGAAAGCATCCTGGGCTAACCCCGTTACTGGGGGAAGTCCGTATGTCTGGAGTAGAGCGCTAGGGTGGTATTTCATGGCGCTTGTTGATGTGTTCGATATTGTACGCTCGCACGATATCTTCCCTAGTGAGTTAGAGTCATATATCCGTCAACGATACACAGAATTGGCGAAAGCTGTTCTCTCCGCTGCAGACAAAGACAACGGCTGCTGGTGGCAAGTGGTGACCCTCCCCCACGCAAAAGGTAATTATATTGAGACGAGCGGGTCAGGAATGCTTGTTTATGGGTTGCTCAAAGGTTCACGTCTCGGACTGTTGTCTCCCGAGGAGGAATATACAGGGATGGCGGAGAAATGCTATAACCATATGCTGCGGGAGTATGTGGTCGATGAGGGCAATGGATTGCTTGGGTTCAACGGCACTGTTGGTGTGTGTAGTTTGAATTCAAGCGCGACTTACGAGGTAAGTTCCTATCCGTATCCAAACTGAGAGCCCGGTGGCGCTAACCGCTGTAGTATTATGTCAATGAACCGGTGGCTTATAACAGCCTGCACGGGATCGCGGCGTTCACATTGGCGAGTCTGGAACATGAAATGCGGTACAATCAAGTTCTATGAGAAGTATTCAATGTTTAATAGTAGTACAAAGTACCATGCGTGGACACAGTGGATACTTGACGTGGAGATGTGCATAGAGTCCGGATCGGGAAGGTGACTTGTATCCAGGGCGGTTATCTGATTGGCCGGAAAAAACAGCCAGGAAGGACGAGGCCACGGATCTCCCATGCGAGGCTAAAATAGTTTGGCATGAATACATCATATTGACGAAATGTGACCTCGAAATGTGACCTGATTGTCGAAAAGAGCGTTATGCTTTATTTGACCATTTCCAATTCCATTGAGCTACGCTACTATTAGACACCGCACTATGCCATCCTACCACGAAGCCCTAGGCCTCCTCATTACCGAGGCACAAcatacaccaccaacaacagAGAGAGTACCACTATGCGATGCCCTCAATCGCGTCTCGAATTGCACATACAACAGTCCCTCCTCGAACCCCAAGCATGATACCTCCGCCATGGATGGCTATGCATTGAATTCCGCCGCCACCAAAACAGCCTCCCCATCGACACCCATCATCTTCCACGTCGCAGGCACAACTGCCGCCGGCGATTTACCCATGGTCATCTCTGGCGAGCCCGACTCTGATGCTTCGGTATATCCGTGCGTGGAGATCATGACGGGCGCGAGATTCCCGGAAGCGATTGAAGGTGATCATAGACCGTTTGATGCATGCGTCAAATTAGAAGATGTGGAGGTCTTGGTCGGGAAGGGAGAGAGGCCATCGGGGAATCGGTATATACAGGTTGTCAAGCCGGTGGATGCAAGCCAAAATAGAAGGGTGGCGGGGACTGATTTCGTGGAGGGGGATGCTGTCGTTAGAGCTGGGGAAAGGATAAGACCCAGGCATGTCATGGCGTTGGCGGCTGTTGGGGTTAGAGAAGTCGAGGTGACAAGGAGAGTAAGGGTTGGGGTGTTTTCGACAGGAAATGAATTGTCAGCGGATGCACGCAGTCGAGTTCACGATGTCAACGGGCCGTATGTCACGACTTGTTTGCGGGATTGGGGTGTTGATGTCGATTTTCTGGGGGTGCTAGATGATGGAGCTGAGAAGATGGTATCGGCGCTGGAAAGTCATCTGCGCGACAACAAATacgacatcatcatcagtaCCGGCGGGGTATCGACAGGGCGATTCGACCTCATTCCGGCTGCATTGGAAGATCTTGTTGCACGAGTCATCTTTCACAAAATCCCTATCCGTCCTGGTCATCCGGCTCTTTTCGCGAAGATTCCTGTACCTGATGCAGATGGACCCGAGACAGCCTTCTTTGGCATGCCCGGAAATCCCGTCGCCAGTGCTGCTTGTCTCCGCTTCCTTGTCCTGCCGTATATTGAACGTCTTCAAGGCAACTCGCCGGAATCTGCAATTAAAGCAACAATACGACGAGACCACGAGGAACCGCAAACCAACGGCACCACCAAATATGACACAAACAGATTTGGTACCCTTGTATCAAAATGTCCATCCGACAAAGATGTCTTTCGTCCGGGCATATTCCGACGCCAACCAACAAGCGAATCAGACGTCATGCTCATAAACGATCACAGCCCAGGAAAGATTAAGCCATTCCTCGAATCCAACTGCTGGATTCATATTCCCCAAGGCAAATCAGAACTGCATGAGGGGGATACTGTCGATGTCTTCCTCAACGAATGACAACCAAATTTCGTTTGTGTGTATAGATGTAGAGAAACTTAATGCATCCGCTTCATGTCCATTGCCTGCTGCCACTCTTCCCAGTTATTAGTATTAAATAGCCATTGCTCGTGCTCCGGTCGTAGTGTCCTGCCACGTAGGCGCTTTACCACTGCACTCGGACCAAATATCCCTTGTTCGACGTTCTGGTGGAGGGTATGCAGGGCATCTGTCGTCCAGATGGCGAGAAGAGGCTCGTTGAATCCTTCCGCATTAGTGAAGCATGTAATAGGTGCCCTGCTGGATTTAGACTCTTGTCGTAGAGACTGCAACGCTGCAGTTGTTAAGAATGGGTAATCGCACGCCACTACCAGCCATGTCGCCGATGGATCATGGCGATGTGCAGAAAGGAGTCCTGCTGCCGGTCCAATGTCCGCATTTTCGTCCTGGGGACTGCCGTGGTCATTATCGTGAATTACCTGGACGCTTATTGTTGACCCCCTGACATCCAGCTCTAGCATATCACCATGTGGGCATGGTACATCGCCAAAATCGCAAAGCGCCTGCGCAGCGCTCCGGTCCCTTAACGATATATATACTGTGTCGGACTCAGGACATGCGTCGCGCAGGACAGAGGTCAATCGCTTGTACATGGGTTCGTTGTCCTCTATACAAAGAAGCTCTTTGCGCGTGCCCATACGCGAGGACCGTCCTCCCGCGAGTAATAAAGGCTTGAGAGTTGCCATGGTTGGTGGATGGTTGTCCCGTAAGAGAATGGATGGGCGAAGACGATGGTATGCGGCTACGATGACGTCATTGTTGATTGGTAAGATCGCAGTAGGAGATGAACCTGGGCAGTATTCCGTATACAAGGAATACTTAACACCACCTATTTGGATGTTCTCCTCGGAGGCCATCCATGGACTTCTCTTTCCGTTTTTGGCTTGACTTCACGCCGCTTTACGCTCACTGAGCAGCCCGGCCGCCCACCACCGCTTTCCCAATGTAAATACGAAGTTCAGACTCAGTGTCTGCACTCCTCTTCGTAACATTTGCAATCAAGGACTCCAGTCAACGTATATCCGGCCTGTCCGGCCTGTTCAAGTGCAATGTCATTCTATCCGCCATGTTTCATCCGCCCAAGTCGAAGCAAGACCTGGTCCAAGATCATCCAACGATGCAATATACAACCTCCGCGACCGGTGATGGCCGGCCCATCACGACTCATGGGAAACACTACTGCTTGGCGGGTTTTGCACAATAAACGCACGGGTTACTTGCAACCAATTCACACTGCTGGCAGACTAGAGGACAAAAATCCGGGCTCAGGGCGGATTTATGATTTATCTCTCCAGCTCTCACAACGACCAATGAATGGAAACGCATTGATGCAGTACACACTGTATAACAGTAATGGCGCTGCAGCGCTCGTCAGCAAGCTGACCAAACTCGGGATTACGGACATGTATGGCGTGAGTACGCGTGATCTGCGCGTCTTTGACCTGCCGTCCATTGGGTTCCCGTACATCCTTGTCCGGGAAAGTACAATAGTAATCCATCTGTTTGACTTGCGGTTACTGGTGCAGCATGATCAGGTGCTGTTGTTTCATATTGCCGAATCGCCCAATCCCGGCCACGACAATGGCAACAGCAACGGGCCACGAGGCATCACTGATGGCGATGACCATAGTGTGTCGCGCGTTTTCAGTCACAACCTCGAAGGAAAGCTACGTGGCGGCCATGGATTGGGCTTGGCATTGATCCAGCCCTACGAGCTACGGGTGGTAGAAGCTGCACTTGCATCAGTAACATCAGTACTCGAAGCAGAATACATGTTGATCGAGCAACAACTCTCAAATGCTCTGAAAAAGAGTGACCTGGATACGTTGGACAAGGAAGAAAATGTCATCCATAGTAAACTACGCATAATCCTCGACCTTACGCGGAAGCTCGCAAGTATTGAAAAACGCGCACGCCAGGTGCGGGATGTCGTGCAGGAAGTACTAaatgaggatgaagacaTGGCCAACATGTACCTGACCGATAAGAAGGCCGGAAAGCCCCATGCGTTGGAGGATCACCAGGATGTCGAGTATTTATTCGAGGCCTACTTCAAAGCAAGCGACGCCGTTGTCCAGGAAGCAGCGAGTCTGATGGACAATATTCATCGCACAGAAGAAACAATTCAGTCCACCCTGAGCGTGCGACGGAACCAGATTATGGTGTTGGAAGCAAAGATTGAGATTCTTATGCTGGCTCTCGCGTGGGCCACTCTTGTTGCGGGTTGGTATGGCATGAATGTGATCAACTATTCCGAGGAGACTGCAAATGCTTTCTCCGTAATAGTCTCGCTCTCAATTACTGGCGTGCTCTCGGCTTCATGGTATGGAATGCGGAAGTTACGACGTATCAACAAGTTACGGTTATAAATCCGAGCTACTTGGCAATGATTTGTCAAGGCATTGCTAGATATAATTTACATACACCAAGTGGACATTTCACACGAAAATATGAATAGCAGTTCGGTAGATCCTCATAATTCACACGGTAGCCATCCTCATTACAATAGAGATAGCAAAATACTGCTATTATAATGAAATGCTATTAGACTAACACTTTAAAGTCCCTGCCAAACTCGAATCCGGAGAGTTCAGATCCTCCGGTATAGTCATCGGCACAAGCAACGTCTGCGGACTTTTTGTCTTGATATGATTCGAAGCCCACGCCTTCTGCCTCATAATGGAATCTTGCCCAAACTGTACAGCGCCCAGAAAGTCTTTGTCCCAGAGTGCCTGGCTAGCCGGCAGCAATGCAACTAAGTGATCATCGATATACGTAAGGAATAGCTGCAGCGACTGCAAAGCTGCCAATGCCTCGTAGGGATCCGATTTGTTGATATCTTTGGGAATGATGGTGTCCAAAAGACGCTGAGAGACGGAACGGCCGTATTGCTTACTCTCGTGGTATTTCTCAACTATGGGTTTGAAGCGTTTGCAGGTTTCTGTTGCGATGCGGTGCATTACTAGTAGGCCCGACTGCACGTCGAAGTCGTGGATGAGGCGCGGTATAAGGTGGTCGTAGAAGTCGATTAGCATTTTCATGGCTTCGAAGGTGGCACCGAGCCAGAGTTCGAGTCTGCGGACACGAGGTGGGCTGTCCTGGTCGGTTTGTGGTTGTTGGGGGATGCTGGTTGtttgtttcttcttcatctcgaCACTGTGGACGACGGCTGTCTGTTGTTCTTTGGCGTGGAGCTTCTCTTGGCCTTCTTTTTGGACGGTTTTTTCAATGCGCACGGCGCCAGATTTGAAGGCTGGTTGCTTGGAGACAGGGTCCCATTGTTCTACTTTAATTAGTGTTGATGTCACATAACTTGGAGAAGGGGCGATTTACCAATCGTCAACTCATTGGCTGCTCTAGACCGGTCATCCTTTGCATCCCAGTATCCGAAATGAAAAGGAATAAAGATATGGCCTTGAGAAATGTTTCCAACCCGGACCGGTAATTCTACCTCTCCCCGTCTAGACTTGACAACAACCATTTCGCCCTCGCTTAATTCCAACGCTTCTGCATCTTCAGTCGACACTTGAACCCACGGCTCGGGGTCAGCCTCCTGAAGTCGTTTACTCCTCCCTGTTTTCGTTCTCGTGTGGAAGTGGAGAGCATTGCGTCCCGTGGAAAGATTCAATGGATACTCCTCGTTTGTTTCCTCCAACGACGGCCTGTAATGCGCGCGTTTCAAGATTGCCCGTCCCGCAGGATTCAAAGTCTTGTACTGCTCCTTCGTCAATGGGGCTCCTGTCTCGAGATCATGGCCGAAGCTTTCACAGTATTCTAGGTCTGTGAAGAAGACACCATCCTGAAATAGTCGTTCCTTGCCAAACGGGTACGCTTCCGTACACGGCCATTGGATGCCAGACCCTCCCTGAAGCTTTTCATAGCTGATCCCACTACAGTCACAGGGTCGTCCAAAGGACATGCGCTTCCATGCTTCAAAAATTTCCTCGGGACCGTTGAATGGGACCAGTGGGCCACCATATTTGTTCTTGAAGTCCATTCGTTTTGCAAAATCGAGGAAGATATCCATATCTGCACGTGCTTCTCCCGGTGGCTCCACGGCTTTTAGTGAAATGTGCATTGTTCTGTCCGCGTTCGTGAAGACACCCGTCTTCTCTCCCCATTGCGCTGCGGGCAGGACAACATCCGCAATAGCCGCTGTTTCGGTCATGAATATGTCCTGACACACGACGAACAAATTGGGCTTTGTAAGGAGCTCACGGGCCTTAGGCAGATTCGGGAGACTAACTAGAGGGTTGGTGCCTGAAATCCAGAACATCTCAATCGAACCGCCCGCGATATATGTGAGCATGTTCTCGATGTGCGTGGGTTGGTTCCAATGTGGCATTTTTATGTAGTCAATATTCCAGATATCAGCGATATCTTGCACGTGATTTGGGTTTTGGAAGTTTCGTAATCCTGGATATTCGCCATCGCATCCTGTCTCTCGGTTATTCTGTGCCGTTGGTTGTCCATTCATCTGAAGGATGCCGCTACCAGGTCTGCCTATTAGTCCACGGAGAAGATTGATGTTATTAATCTGGCACGCGCTTGCGGTGGCCTGGTTGGATTGGTACACTCCCTGCAAAGCCGTCGAGAGGAGACTCCTCGTTGTCCCTATTATTCTGGCAGCCTCCATCAGTTGATCTGGAGGAACTCCCGTGATCTCTTGCACATGCTCTGGCGTGTACGTTTCGACTGTCTTTCGAAGCTCGTCTATTCCAACAACGTACTTCGAGACATACCCCTCGTTTACCCAGCCATGTTTAAACAAAAGATGCTGTATCCCGTTCAAAAGGGCCACATTGGTTCCACTCCTGGGTGTGAGATGAACATCTGCGCGTTTAGCCGTCTCAGACCTTCTGGGATCAACCACAATTACCTTCGGTGGCCTTGGACCGTCTAGGCGGTCTAGCATACGAGACCAAAGGACTGTCTGAGTGTTTGCGACGTTGTGACCGAACAGGAACAGACATTCTGTGTAGTCCACGTCGGCGTACGATCCGGGCTGGCCGTCACAGCCAAATGACTCGCGCATACTTGCTGCAGCAGTTGCGGTACATAGTCGCGTATTACCATCCCTAAGTCATTTAGCGATGTATGCGGAGCAGTTCGAGTTGTGTAATGACTTACATGTGCAGCGTGTTTAGACCCGCCTTTCCAATCATAGCAAGGACGTAGTATTCCTCAATGAAGAGCTGCCCGGTGGTATAGAACCCGATGCCATGATTTGTCAAACGAGAGCGAACTTCTTTGGCTTTTTCAACAATAAGACTCATTGCCTCATTCCATGTTGCGCGCTCGAGCTTGCCGTTTCGCCTGATGAGCGGGTACTTTAGTCGGTCTGGGTGGCCGACAGTAATCCATCTGATCATCAATATTAACATAGTGACAATTCCTCTTCCAAGGATCAAAACATACCCATTCAACCCCTTCGGTCCCAATCTTCCTTTGTTCACGCGGTCCGTTGTGCGGCCTCTGACACCAACAACCTTTCCATTTTTCACGCCGATATCCATGCCACATCCATTACTACAGAAGTCATTAACATGGTTCAAGGAGTAAGTAGCCTCCATTTGGAGCACATCCTTACCTGCAAAGTACACACGCGCTCTGGACCCATTTCTCAGGCGTGTCAATGGTGTGGACATCGCACCGGGTTGGCCATTGGTGTTGGTACGGCGTGCGAGGACCATAGATATCTTGGACTGAATCGCGCGTCTCTGTTACTCTTTCAGCCATGCTTATCGACTTTGCAAATCCCAGACAGACTGAGAGTTTCTAATTCCGAATTACTTTGCTATAGTTGCCGTTCCCGTCAAAAAGGCGAGGCGATGACTTGTATGCGGCCGCACCTGGAATGGGCACAGTGCCTGTCTTTCGAGAAGCGGGATTAATATAATCCTAGTCAAAAATTCCAGATTTAGATTCAATTGAATATCCAACGGTGTTGAAAGATTCGAAATGGTAGTCTGGCGTTGACCCTGACATGACATCATACATGCTTCATGGTTTCCAAAACCGGAAATAAATGTATATTTCTGGGCGTCAAAAGGTGCTTAGACATTGAATGGTTTATGTAGACTCGTTGTTGGTCAGGTTTCACGTTGCTAGGAAGAAACTGCTGGGATATAGTGAATGGGTAGGGAACGCGGCACGATGATATTTATTCCGCCGTAGGGTTGTTCTAAACAACCAATATGATTAAGCTACACGGTGGATCTTTCAGAAGAGCATCTTCCTCCCTATTTAGTGACCTTTTATTTGTACTTTCCACCATCCATCACAAAATAGCTAAGCATCTTACCATCTCTTTATCAGTCTGCAAGCTCCAGGTCCAAAGTGAGCAGTGATTTCACGCTGCTACGAGCATATTTCCCGCTGACGAGAAGCGTGGAGAATATGAAAAACGACCGAATGAGTATAGAGAGAAGCATTAGTAGCAGGAAGTCAAGACACCGTTGGAAGGATGCGAGGGATTCAAGCGATTTCTAACTTTCTATTAAAGAGTCGAAGACGGCCACGAATGGCCAAGAGATATTTCCTCGGTCGTACGATGTCCCAACGACATCAACAAGAGGGCAAGCTCGAACTTTTGCTATATAATATAGAGCGTTATTCGACCTCGAAGTCGATTAAATATTTGTGTGAGGATAGAAAAGCGAGACACGGACGACTcgtggggggggggggggtgttATGGAAAGAACGATAGGGAGGAGAAATCGAAATCGGATACAAAAAGGCTCAGGAGGCAAAGGAGTAATGTTTAAGACGCAAGTATAAAAACAAGCGCTTTTCAAGGCACAGAGGCGAAACCATGGTCAACACCTTTCTCATTATGCTGCTCCAAGAGCTCGGGAGCCTCGTCGGAGGGTTGTTAATATAAAGCCTTGCCTGCGAAGCACTCTCTAGCCAACAACAATTGGTACAGAACAGAGACAGACGGTATGTTTCAGTCAATGTCTGGTGCGGTGCAGTCTATTGTGAAGTGAAGAAAGCACTGACCGTGACAACCCTAGCCGGGTGATGGCATCTCTGCCGAAAACAGAAACCTAGGGCATTGCCACCGGCATGTGATTCTGCCTGAGGCAGGAATGCGACCATCTTCACGAGTCTGCATGAGTATTAGGCTTCCTCCATGTTTCCGGATAGATGAATGTATTCCTGAACTAGTAGATAAGTAATTTATGCTCATAGTACATAGTTGGTGTAGAAGCACATGTAGTCGGAGTTCATCTCGGGATAGAATCGGCCGAGAGCTATCGCCCGAGATCCCCGCAAATTTCCCCGGGCGGAAAAGAGCGATTTCAGCCACTCACCGCCCGCCGATTTCCATTTGCGCGACCTTAAATTGGAGTCTTCTACTCTTTTCCGGGTAGCCATTCATTCTCTTTATTATTGTACAGATACTGCGATCATGTCGAAGCTTACAGGCGCGAAAGTTGCCGAGCACAACTCCAAGGACTCCTGCTGGGTCATTGTCCATGGAAAGGCCTACGATGTCACCGAGTTCTTGCCAGGTGAGCATCTATGAGAACAGGGATTATGCCGGTCATTACTGACAATTGGACTTGTAGAACACCCCGGTGGCCAGAAGATTATCCTGAAGTATGCAGGGAAAGATGCGACAGAAGAATTCGACCCTATTCATCCTCCCGACACCCTCGACAAGTACCTCGATTCCTCGAAGCACCTCGGCGAAGTCGACATGACGACTGTGGagcaggaggagaaggcgCATGACCCTGAAGAGACAGCGCGTCAGGAGCGCATTCAGCGCATGCCCCCGTTGGCGGCATGCTATAACTTGTTCGACTTTGAGACCGTGGCGCGGAGtgtgatgaagaagactgcGTGGGGGTATTATTCCAGTGGTGCTGATGATGAGATTGTACGTTGCTTCTACAAGAAATGATGCAAGAGGGCGAATTACTGACAATAGTAGACTATGCGTGAAAACCATTCGGCATACCACAAGGTCTGGTTCCGGCCACGGATCCTCGTGGATGTGGAAAACGTCGACATGAGTACAACAATGctaggcagcaagacatcagtTCCGTTCTACGTGACAGCAACAGCACTTGGCAAGCTGGGTAACCCTGAAGGAGAAGTCGTGTTGACCCGCGCAGCGCACGACCACGGCGCCATCCAGATGATCCCGACGTTGGCATCGTGCTCGTTTGACGAGATCGTTGACGCCCGCAAGGGCGAGCAGATTCAATGGCTGCAATTGTACGTCAACAAGGATCGCAACATCACAAAGCGCATCGTGCAGCACGCCGAAGCTCGTGGCTGCAAGGGTCTCTTCATCACCGTCGACGCGCCCCAACTCGGTCGTCGCGAGAAGGACATGCGCTCCAAGTTCTCCGACGTCGGCTCGAACGTGCAATCCCAGGGTGGTGACACCGTTGACCGCTCGCAGGGCGCTGCCCGCGCCATCTCCTCTTTCATCGACCCTGCCCTCTCCTGGAAAGACATCCCGTGGTTCAAATCTATCACGAAGATGCCCATCATCCTCAAGGGTGTCCAGTGCGTGGAAGACGTCCTACGCGCTGTCGAGGCCGGCTGCGACGGTGTCGTCCTCTCCAACCACGGCGGTCGTCAACTCGACACCTCCCGCTCTGGTATCGAGGTCCTAGCCGAGGTGATGCCCGCGCTCCGCGCTCGCAACTGGGAAAATCGTATTGAGATCTTCGTTGACGGTGGTGTCCGTCGCGCAACTGATATCCTCAAGGCACTGTGTCTCGGCGCAAAAGGTGTCGGTATCGGGCGACCATTCTTGTACGCCATGTCTGCGTATGGGCAGGCTGGTGTCGACCGTGCCATGCAGCTGTTGAAGGATGAGATGGAAATGAACATGCGGTTGATCGGTGCAAGCTCCATCGCAGACCTTAACCCCAGCTTGATTGATGTTCGGGGGTTGACCGGTGGGCATCATGCGCCCGTGCCGGCGGATTCGCTGAGCATGGGGGCGTATGATCCGTTGCAGGCACCGCGGTTTAGTGAGAAGGCTAAGCTGTAATCATGTTCACTCTGTATATATACCTAATCGAATACCCGATTTCAGTAATAAATCTGATCCATCCTACTTTTTCCCCAGATATCGATTGTTGCTTTTTTCGATTAAAACAAGATAGATAATGTCTGTTTCCTTCTAGTCTGTGATACAGTCTGCACTTTGATCCATTCCAGTCCCATTGGTAATCTCGGACCCCGAACCCCATCGGCATCGACCCTAAGCCCGAGCTTATCAATCACCCACCCAATGACCTCATCACTACCGAAAACAGATAAGCTAATCTGCATGAACTATGCATGCCGTAACCACCATATATATACTACTCCCACCACCAACATCTCTAAATAACCATAAATGACATTCAAACCACAATGCCCAAaacgatcctcatcatcggtgCCACCGGAAAACAAGGC
The sequence above is a segment of the Aspergillus chevalieri M1 DNA, chromosome 6, nearly complete sequence genome. Coding sequences within it:
- a CDS encoding molybdopterin oxidoreductase family protein (COG:C;~EggNog:ENOG410PUCE;~InterPro:IPR041957,IPR009010,IPR006657,IPR006656, IPR006963;~PFAM:PF04879,PF00384,PF01568;~go_function: GO:0016491 - oxidoreductase activity [Evidence IEA];~go_function: GO:0043546 - molybdopterin cofactor binding [Evidence IEA];~go_process: GO:0055114 - oxidation-reduction process [Evidence IEA]), whose amino-acid sequence is MVLARRTNTNGQPGAMSTPLTRLRNGSRARVYFAGKDVLQMEATYSLNHVNDFCSNGCGMDIGVKNGKVVGVRGRTTDRVNKGRLGPKGLNGWITVGHPDRLKYPLIRRNGKLERATWNEAMSLIVEKAKEVRSRLTNHGIGFYTTGQLFIEEYYVLAMIGKAGLNTLHMDGNTRLCTATAAASMRESFGCDGQPGSYADVDYTECLFLFGHNVANTQTVLWSRMLDRLDGPRPPKVIVVDPRRSETAKRADVHLTPRSGTNVALLNGIQHLLFKHGWVNEGYVSKYVVGIDELRKTVETYTPEHVQEITGVPPDQLMEAARIIGTTRSLLSTALQGVYQSNQATASACQINNINLLRGLIGRPGSGILQMNGQPTAQNNRETGCDGEYPGLRNFQNPNHVQDIADIWNIDYIKMPHWNQPTHIENMLTYIAGGSIEMFWISGTNPLVSLPNLPKARELLTKPNLFVVCQDIFMTETAAIADVVLPAAQWGEKTGVFTNADRTMHISLKAVEPPGEARADMDIFLDFAKRMDFKNKYGGPLVPFNGPEEIFEAWKRMSFGRPCDCSGISYEKLQGGSGIQWPCTEAYPFGKERLFQDGVFFTDLEYCESFGHDLETGAPLTKEQYKTLNPAGRAILKRAHYRPSLEETNEEYPLNLSTGRNALHFHTRTKTGRSKRLQEADPEPWVQVSTEDAEALELSEGEMVVVKSRRGEVELPVRVGNISQGHIFIPFHFGYWDAKDDRSRAANELTIEQWDPVSKQPAFKSGAVRIEKTVQKEGQEKLHAKEQQTAVVHSVEMKKKQTTSIPQQPQTDQDSPPRVRRLELWLGATFEAMKMLIDFYDHLIPRLIHDFDVQSGLLVMHRIATETCKRFKPIVEKYHESKQYGRSVSQRLLDTIIPKDINKSDPYEALAALQSLQLFLTYIDDHLVALLPASQALWDKDFLGAVQFGQDSIMRQKAWASNHIKTKSPQTLLVPMTIPEDLNSPDSSLAGTLKC
- the CYB2 gene encoding L-lactate dehydrogenase (cytochrome) (COG:C;~EggNog:ENOG410PJ3B;~InterPro:IPR037458,IPR001199,IPR037396,IPR008259, IPR013785,IPR036400,IPR000262,IPR018506;~PFAM:PF00173,PF01070;~go_function: GO:0003824 - catalytic activity [Evidence IEA];~go_function: GO:0016491 - oxidoreductase activity [Evidence IEA];~go_function: GO:0020037 - heme binding [Evidence IEA];~go_process: GO:0055114 - oxidation-reduction process [Evidence IEA]), whose product is MSKLTGAKVAEHNSKDSCWVIVHGKAYDVTEFLPEHPGGQKIILKYAGKDATEEFDPIHPPDTLDKYLDSSKHLGEVDMTTVEQEEKAHDPEETARQERIQRMPPLAACYNLFDFETVARSVMKKTAWGYYSSGADDEITMRENHSAYHKVWFRPRILVDVENVDMSTTMLGSKTSVPFYVTATALGKLGNPEGEVVLTRAAHDHGAIQMIPTLASCSFDEIVDARKGEQIQWLQLYVNKDRNITKRIVQHAEARGCKGLFITVDAPQLGRREKDMRSKFSDVGSNVQSQGGDTVDRSQGAARAISSFIDPALSWKDIPWFKSITKMPIILKGVQCVEDVLRAVEAGCDGVVLSNHGGRQLDTSRSGIEVLAEVMPALRARNWENRIEIFVDGGVRRATDILKALCLGAKGVGIGRPFLYAMSAYGQAGVDRAMQLLKDEMEMNMRLIGASSIADLNPSLIDVRGLTGGHHAPVPADSLSMGAYDPLQAPRFSEKAKL